One genomic window of Anaerolineales bacterium includes the following:
- a CDS encoding SWIM zinc finger family protein: MGYWNWYPKPKRRRPADGIRAKTARGEFGATWWAGRWIAALKRLMDPARLSRGRSYARSGQVLNIDIRPGRVDARVQGSRMTPYTVSIRIKPLSPHAWNGVVKAMASQAAFAAKLLSGEMPQDIEKAFRKAGASLFPAARGDLDTECSCPDWANPCKHIAAVYFLLGERFDEDPFLLFRLRGRTREQILAALRAARAAGGSTRRAGKPSARKPRAAAEKPEPLTAEAFWEAAAEPDGLHFHAQAPEVDAAPVKRLGEPPFRIGPGGLAAWMERVYRSVTEEALRAAGGGEERSGGRAAGG; encoded by the coding sequence ATGGGCTATTGGAACTGGTACCCCAAACCGAAACGCCGGCGCCCGGCGGACGGCATCCGCGCCAAGACGGCGCGCGGGGAATTCGGCGCCACCTGGTGGGCGGGGCGGTGGATCGCGGCGCTCAAGCGGCTGATGGATCCGGCGCGGCTTTCGCGCGGGCGGAGCTACGCGCGCAGCGGCCAGGTGCTCAACATCGACATCCGCCCCGGGCGCGTGGACGCCCGCGTGCAAGGGAGCCGCATGACCCCCTATACGGTGTCGATCCGGATCAAGCCGCTTTCCCCGCACGCTTGGAACGGCGTCGTCAAGGCTATGGCTTCGCAGGCCGCGTTCGCCGCCAAATTGCTTTCCGGCGAGATGCCGCAGGATATCGAAAAGGCGTTCCGCAAGGCGGGGGCGAGCCTGTTCCCGGCCGCGCGCGGCGACTTGGATACCGAATGCTCGTGCCCGGATTGGGCCAACCCCTGCAAGCACATCGCCGCGGTTTACTTCCTGCTCGGCGAGCGCTTCGACGAGGATCCGTTCCTGCTCTTCCGCCTGCGCGGCCGCACGCGGGAGCAGATCCTGGCGGCCTTGCGCGCCGCCCGCGCGGCGGGCGGCTCTACCCGGCGCGCGGGCAAGCCCTCCGCGCGCAAGCCGCGCGCCGCGGCCGAAAAGCCCGAACCGCTCACGGCGGAAGCGTTTTGGGAGGCGGCGGCCGAACCGGACGGCCTGCATTTCCACGCCCAGGCCCCGGAGGTGGATGCCGCGCCGGTCAAACGGCTCGGCGAGCCGCCTTTCCGAATCGGGCCGGGCGGCCTGGCGGCCTGGATGGAGAGGGTTTACCGTTCCGTCACCGAAGAAGCGCTGAGGGCTGCGGGCGGCGGGGAGGAGCGTTCCGGCGGGCGCGCGGCCGGGGGCTGA